From the genome of Sulfitobacter sp. DSM 110093, one region includes:
- a CDS encoding tripartite tricarboxylate transporter TctB family protein, giving the protein MQIQDTAIGLLLSVLGVTVIWHVGSFPMVAGQNYGPDLFPRLAGIGLLFCGSGLVLRGVRARNGIVTLIPGTDTRRGIIAAVYIVASVLSIVVLAEPVGLQILVFVIVLSGLLAAWRRPLAALVLALGLTVAFDAIFRLLLRVPLPSGLLEGML; this is encoded by the coding sequence ATGCAGATCCAGGACACGGCCATCGGGCTGCTTCTTTCCGTGCTCGGGGTGACGGTGATCTGGCATGTGGGCAGCTTTCCAATGGTCGCGGGCCAGAACTATGGCCCGGACCTGTTCCCCCGCCTTGCGGGGATCGGCCTGCTTTTTTGTGGAAGCGGGCTTGTGCTGCGCGGGGTCCGCGCCAGGAACGGGATCGTGACGCTTATCCCAGGAACCGACACGCGGCGCGGCATCATCGCTGCGGTCTATATTGTCGCCTCGGTGCTGAGCATCGTGGTTCTTGCCGAACCGGTGGGGCTTCAGATCCTCGTTTTCGTCATCGTGTTAAGTGGGCTGTTGGCGGCCTGGCGCCGCCCACTCGCCGCGTTGGTGCTGGCATTGGGCCTGACGGTGGCCTTCGACGCCATTTTTCGACTGCTGCTTCGGGTGCCTCTACCCTCGGGCCTGCTTGAAGGAATGCTTTGA
- a CDS encoding tripartite tricarboxylate transporter substrate binding protein, whose amino-acid sequence MTTITRRGAAALIAGLTFAAGAAAAEYPDRPIQLIVPYPAGGGTDIVARTLANELENELGQPVTVINRAGGGGIPGQTAIARARPDGYTIGLIASDISLYSPQELSPLTYADMTAIGQTNELPGSVTVSVDSPYQTMEELVAAIRENPGTVKGTGAAPGASWHAGFLGLMFTLGFDPKDVIWVPTQGGTKGHLDVAAGNSDFSTASLVEARALVEGGKLRPLATMASERIDLFPEVPTLIEHGIDYSYGLWHGVTGPKDLDPEALDVLSRAVEAAANSDAFVSTLEERGFKHVWRPGVEFEAFMAEDLGKMQTIFDNLNSGN is encoded by the coding sequence ATGACCACTATCACCCGCCGCGGCGCCGCCGCGCTGATCGCAGGACTGACGTTTGCTGCTGGCGCCGCTGCAGCCGAATACCCCGATCGTCCGATCCAGCTGATCGTGCCCTATCCCGCCGGAGGGGGCACGGACATCGTCGCGCGCACTTTGGCCAACGAGCTTGAAAATGAACTCGGCCAGCCAGTCACCGTAATCAACCGCGCAGGCGGTGGCGGCATTCCGGGCCAGACCGCCATCGCGCGCGCGCGCCCTGATGGCTATACGATCGGCCTGATTGCTTCTGATATTTCGCTTTACAGCCCGCAGGAGCTTTCGCCGCTCACTTACGCGGACATGACCGCCATCGGCCAGACCAACGAACTGCCTGGCAGTGTCACCGTCAGTGTCGACAGTCCTTACCAAACCATGGAAGAGCTGGTCGCGGCGATCCGCGAGAATCCCGGCACCGTCAAGGGCACTGGCGCCGCTCCGGGGGCAAGCTGGCACGCAGGCTTCCTTGGGCTGATGTTCACACTTGGCTTCGATCCGAAGGATGTCATCTGGGTCCCGACCCAAGGCGGCACCAAAGGTCATCTCGACGTGGCGGCGGGCAACAGCGATTTCTCGACAGCCTCGTTGGTTGAAGCCCGCGCCCTGGTTGAAGGTGGCAAGCTGCGCCCGCTGGCAACCATGGCATCCGAACGGATCGATCTGTTCCCCGAAGTGCCGACCCTGATCGAACACGGTATCGATTATAGCTACGGGCTTTGGCACGGCGTGACCGGGCCGAAAGATCTTGACCCCGAAGCGCTTGACGTGCTGAGCCGCGCCGTCGAAGCTGCAGCCAACAGCGACGCTTTCGTCAGCACTCTTGAAGAGCGCGGCTTCAAGCATGTGTGGCGTCCCGGAGTCGAGTTCGAGGCCTTCATGGCCGAAGATCTGGGCAAGATGCAAACCATTTTCGATAATCTGAACAGCGGCAACTGA
- a CDS encoding amidohydrolase family protein, giving the protein MSTPPNIHALPIVDAHCHVWDLTLGKHPWLAPSALHPHRYGDYSAAKANFLPTDYRAAAAPWVITAAVHMEAEWTPDDPLGEARWISELSKHTGFPAAMTAQVWFEKADSADLIAQQAAFPLVRSVRQKPKAFAKASDWAPDHRLDGSMNSPNFRNGYAALAEYGLHFELQTPFWHLPDAAALAKDFPNTLIVINHAGVPGGFDRATLDAWRVALAQAAAEPNVCIKVGGLGMHGGALPRDARREIVLTCIELFGAERAMFASNMPIDGLFFNFPDLIAEAFETTAQLPEQARRSFFAGTAAKVYGLDLP; this is encoded by the coding sequence GTGTCGACACCACCAAACATCCACGCGCTTCCAATCGTAGATGCCCACTGTCATGTTTGGGATTTGACCCTAGGAAAGCATCCTTGGCTGGCGCCAAGTGCGTTGCATCCGCATCGCTACGGGGATTACAGTGCCGCGAAAGCCAATTTTTTGCCGACCGATTATCGCGCCGCAGCAGCGCCCTGGGTCATCACCGCCGCCGTTCACATGGAAGCCGAGTGGACCCCGGATGACCCATTGGGAGAGGCTCGGTGGATTTCCGAGTTAAGCAAGCATACAGGTTTTCCTGCGGCAATGACGGCACAGGTTTGGTTTGAGAAAGCAGATTCCGCCGATCTAATCGCGCAACAGGCGGCCTTTCCGCTTGTCCGCTCGGTCCGCCAAAAGCCGAAAGCCTTCGCGAAGGCGTCGGATTGGGCACCGGATCATCGCCTGGACGGTTCGATGAATAGCCCGAATTTCCGCAATGGCTATGCCGCTCTTGCAGAATACGGACTGCATTTTGAGCTTCAGACACCCTTCTGGCACCTCCCGGACGCAGCGGCGCTGGCAAAGGATTTCCCGAATACTCTGATCGTTATTAACCACGCCGGAGTGCCTGGCGGATTTGACCGCGCCACGCTGGATGCTTGGCGCGTGGCCTTGGCGCAGGCGGCCGCGGAACCGAACGTTTGCATCAAGGTGGGCGGGCTTGGGATGCACGGCGGCGCACTGCCCCGCGATGCCCGGCGCGAAATTGTGCTGACCTGCATCGAATTGTTTGGCGCAGAACGCGCCATGTTCGCCAGCAACATGCCAATCGACGGGCTGTTCTTCAACTTCCCCGACCTGATCGCGGAGGCTTTCGAGACTACGGCGCAGCTGCCTGAACAGGCCCGCCGCTCTTTCTTCGCCGGGACCGCGGCGAAGGTGTACGGGCTGGATTTGCCCTAA